The following proteins are encoded in a genomic region of Sorangiineae bacterium MSr12523:
- a CDS encoding ATP-dependent DNA helicase, translated as MQSSSLDIDRTLNEQFGLQSFRPWQKDAIDALLSGPGRVLVIAPTGGGKSLTYQLPAALLPGTTLVVSPLVALMEDQVRSLAARGIEATYLASTLPLEVRRHRETMLARGAFKLVYAAPERLASDAFVSLLARSKISLVAVDEAHCIAQWGHDFRPDYLRIGSVLERLAPPRVLACTATATPEVRKEIRAALGFRDGESVEVLRGFARPNLHLAARYIDGPKEARAAMFTALDEALGSPKAPRGGAIVYAATRKTTEQFAEALREKKYRVGAYHAGLDAGSRTNVSTAFSERSLDVVVATNAFGMGIDRPDIRLVVHVQPPSSIEAYYQEVGRAGRDEATAHGLLLCSGADIALRRRLVETDRDGMNASTEQAARAWALFRELLQYLDARTCRHDFVLRYFGDEQEVLGGCGHCDVCATIDARGAVSDAAADEETALIVRKALSGVARAGRRAGLVAIAEMLHGDRTTRSERFGFTELSTFGLLAERQPEFIVSLLRAMLAAGWIDLTPTEHPVPFLTGTGRDVMHARLPARIALPPETAPVGRKARKAKEPSRGVAAAADVAEVDDAARPLFERLRAHRSEIAKERGVPAYVVAPNRSLVELAYIKPRTLGELSGIHGFGPSRIADYGEGFLSVLMQG; from the coding sequence ATGCAGTCTTCTTCCTTGGACATCGACCGCACGCTAAACGAGCAATTTGGCCTGCAGAGCTTCCGTCCTTGGCAGAAAGACGCGATCGATGCACTGCTGAGTGGGCCGGGGCGGGTGCTGGTCATCGCGCCGACGGGCGGTGGAAAATCGCTGACGTATCAACTGCCTGCCGCGCTTTTGCCGGGGACGACGCTCGTGGTCTCGCCCCTGGTGGCGCTGATGGAGGACCAGGTTCGTTCCCTGGCCGCCCGCGGCATCGAGGCAACGTACCTGGCGTCGACTTTGCCGCTCGAGGTGCGGCGGCACCGGGAGACGATGCTCGCGCGCGGTGCGTTCAAGCTGGTGTACGCGGCACCGGAGCGGCTGGCGTCGGATGCATTCGTGTCGCTGTTGGCGCGCAGCAAGATTTCGCTGGTGGCGGTGGACGAGGCGCACTGCATCGCGCAGTGGGGGCACGATTTTCGGCCGGACTATCTGCGCATCGGCAGCGTATTGGAGCGGCTCGCGCCGCCGCGGGTCCTTGCGTGCACCGCGACGGCCACGCCCGAGGTGCGGAAGGAGATTCGGGCCGCGCTGGGCTTTCGCGACGGCGAGAGCGTGGAAGTGCTGCGCGGCTTCGCACGGCCGAATTTGCACCTGGCCGCGCGCTACATCGATGGGCCGAAAGAGGCGCGGGCCGCGATGTTCACGGCGCTGGACGAGGCGCTCGGGTCACCCAAGGCCCCGCGCGGAGGAGCCATCGTCTACGCGGCCACGCGGAAGACAACGGAGCAATTCGCCGAAGCGCTGCGCGAGAAAAAGTACCGCGTGGGCGCGTACCACGCGGGACTGGACGCGGGCTCGCGCACGAACGTGTCCACCGCGTTTTCGGAGCGCAGCCTGGACGTGGTGGTGGCGACCAATGCGTTCGGCATGGGCATCGACCGGCCCGACATCCGCCTCGTGGTGCATGTGCAACCACCGTCGTCGATCGAGGCGTACTACCAGGAAGTGGGCCGCGCGGGGCGTGACGAGGCCACCGCACATGGGTTGCTCCTGTGCAGCGGTGCCGACATTGCGCTGCGGCGCAGGCTGGTCGAGACGGACCGCGACGGGATGAACGCGTCGACCGAGCAAGCCGCGCGCGCGTGGGCCTTGTTCCGCGAGCTCTTGCAGTACTTGGACGCGCGCACCTGCCGTCACGACTTCGTGCTGCGGTATTTCGGCGACGAGCAAGAGGTCCTCGGTGGCTGCGGCCACTGCGATGTGTGCGCGACGATTGACGCGCGGGGCGCGGTGTCGGATGCCGCGGCGGACGAGGAAACGGCGCTCATCGTGCGCAAGGCGCTCTCCGGGGTGGCACGGGCCGGGCGGCGCGCGGGGCTGGTCGCGATTGCGGAGATGCTGCACGGAGACCGAACAACGCGCTCCGAGCGATTCGGGTTCACCGAGCTCTCGACCTTCGGGCTCCTGGCGGAGCGCCAGCCCGAGTTCATCGTGTCCCTCTTGCGAGCGATGCTCGCCGCCGGGTGGATTGACTTGACGCCCACGGAGCACCCGGTGCCGTTTCTAACAGGCACGGGCCGCGATGTGATGCACGCGCGATTGCCGGCGAGGATCGCGCTTCCACCGGAGACGGCACCGGTGGGTCGCAAAGCGCGGAAGGCGAAGGAGCCGTCACGCGGAGTTGCGGCCGCGGCGGATGTGGCGGAAGTGGACGACGCCGCGCGCCCCCTTTTCGAGCGACTGCGCGCACATCGCAGCGAGATTGCCAAAGAGCGCGGAGTGCCGGCCTATGTGGTGGCACCGAACCGCAGCCTGGTTGAATTGGCGTACATCAAGCCTAGAACACTGGGCGAGCTATCGGGCATCCACGGATTCGGGCCCTCGCGCATTGCCGATTATGGCGAGGGGTTCTTATCGGTGTTGATGCAGGGTTAG